A part of Gracilimonas sp. genomic DNA contains:
- a CDS encoding glycosyltransferase, with protein sequence MKIALISHLFPTELHPFHGKFIKDQLELLQTDSNIQVELIVPTPYSLPFTERNRKNNSILITKAKASRLKYLSFPEKRFPRIIARSISNTITNFIDRSEADVIHIHWLYPDGLVIPALKEMGLKTVLTIHGSDWYQTRNDPVLVDLLESSLTTADRILYSGPLLKDDIEAEYPFLSSKSEIIYNLVDDGNYHPVDDEKKSVLKKGLGWDPSKKHALTVANLRKEKGIDILLEAISSTEDFSDIQFHVIGADDKTDYSKKIRHQIQNTSQADIELMEPVKPHELLKLYQASDLYILPSRREGFNVSILEAMACGLPAVCTDVGGNKLIISDKTGLICPPKNANLLAQGIRSLASALNQFNSTHIHNTIASLYGNKAFLQKLKSIYASLYTDSSR encoded by the coding sequence TTGAAAATAGCTTTAATTAGCCACCTTTTCCCAACTGAACTTCATCCTTTCCATGGAAAGTTTATTAAAGATCAGCTTGAATTACTTCAAACCGACTCTAATATTCAGGTTGAATTAATTGTACCTACTCCCTATTCGCTTCCTTTCACCGAAAGAAATAGAAAAAATAATTCCATCCTGATTACCAAAGCTAAAGCCTCAAGGTTAAAATACCTTTCTTTCCCTGAAAAAAGATTCCCAAGAATTATAGCTAGATCTATTTCAAATACAATCACAAACTTTATAGATCGTTCAGAAGCCGATGTCATTCACATTCATTGGCTATATCCTGATGGACTTGTTATCCCAGCATTAAAGGAGATGGGTCTTAAAACGGTATTAACAATTCATGGAAGTGACTGGTATCAAACCAGAAACGACCCTGTACTTGTCGACTTACTTGAGAGTTCTCTAACTACTGCAGATAGAATTTTGTATTCAGGGCCTTTACTTAAGGATGATATAGAAGCCGAATATCCATTTTTATCTTCAAAATCTGAGATTATTTACAACCTAGTTGATGATGGGAATTACCATCCTGTAGATGATGAAAAAAAATCAGTACTCAAAAAAGGTCTTGGCTGGGATCCTTCTAAAAAACACGCTTTAACAGTAGCGAATCTCAGAAAAGAAAAAGGAATAGATATTTTACTTGAAGCTATTTCTTCAACCGAAGACTTCTCAGACATACAGTTCCATGTTATCGGAGCAGATGATAAAACTGATTATTCGAAAAAAATCAGACACCAAATTCAGAACACTTCTCAAGCTGATATAGAGTTAATGGAACCTGTAAAACCCCATGAACTGCTCAAACTTTACCAGGCTTCTGATTTATATATTCTACCCAGCAGAAGAGAAGGTTTCAATGTATCCATTCTTGAGGCAATGGCTTGTGGGTTACCGGCAGTTTGCACGGATGTGGGAGGAAATAAGTTGATAATTTCAGATAAAACCGGATTGATATGCCCACCAAAAAATGCAAATCTGCTTGCTCAGGGAATAAGATCTTTAGCTTCTGCACTGAATCAATTTAATTCAACTCATATTCATAACACAATTGCTTCTCTGTATGGAAATAAGGCTTTTCTCCAAAAACTTAAATCCATTTACGCTTCCCTTTATACAGATAGCTCACGATAA
- a CDS encoding TetR/AcrR family transcriptional regulator encodes MGTSERKEREKEQKKMLILESAEELILEKGLDHLNMDEVAERAEVSKGSLYHYFKNKTDLVLGICNKATVMLSKQISDVLTKDMPGIEMVYTIGATFLNFVRSHPEFFRSMRFFDNLKDTDQLAESGYIEMCQSNMDTSFTSMVRAIQIGMQDGSINNTYDAKELAILLWSTSHGMVNLAYLHQNTPHFQLLEKNKVEMNSLFEGYMKLIGRGIATDESKVDIDSKSIFETESK; translated from the coding sequence ATGGGAACATCAGAGCGCAAAGAGCGCGAGAAAGAACAGAAAAAGATGCTGATTTTAGAATCGGCTGAGGAATTGATTCTCGAAAAGGGACTTGATCATCTGAATATGGATGAAGTTGCTGAGCGGGCGGAGGTTAGCAAGGGGTCACTTTATCACTATTTCAAAAATAAAACGGACCTGGTGCTGGGCATTTGCAATAAGGCAACAGTTATGCTTTCAAAGCAGATCTCAGATGTATTGACGAAAGACATGCCCGGGATAGAAATGGTATATACAATTGGGGCAACCTTTCTGAATTTTGTCCGGTCACATCCCGAGTTTTTCCGCTCCATGCGCTTTTTTGATAATCTAAAAGACACGGATCAGCTTGCTGAAAGTGGTTACATAGAAATGTGTCAATCCAATATGGATACTTCTTTTACAAGTATGGTTCGTGCTATTCAGATAGGTATGCAGGATGGTTCAATCAACAATACCTATGACGCTAAGGAACTCGCAATACTTCTTTGGAGTACGTCGCATGGAATGGTGAATCTGGCTTATTTGCATCAGAATACACCTCATTTTCAGCTTCTTGAAAAGAACAAAGTTGAGATGAATTCCTTGTTTGAAGGCTATATGAAACTGATAGGCCGGGGAATAGCGACTGATGAAAGCAAAGTAGATATTGACTCTAAGTCAATTTTTGAAACTGAATCTAAATAA
- a CDS encoding SLBB domain-containing protein: MKKITLQLFRTFLFLSILSFAFNPAFAQNNQNNSQSGSGLNLNFDIFDGSYYSDPLGIQLAARQLPYDESIDKSTYILGVNDLLSIRVEASKNFFIRGVMVNPAGDVIIPSIGPVNVDGLTITEAEQKIKEESEGYVKNASVVITLESPRPIYIQVTGGVPFPGKYMIPSQSRVDQAIYSSVTDGSRDLRNASLSNSSDFLTKGNYAFRDVKIEREDGSVEYADLVSYFRIGDAKFNPRVNDGDVITLKNKNIETPKVSISGAVKTDYEFQYIKGDTPARLLKIGGGFEVIADTSYLMVFRRTETGAEKITVEPENWDDFQLQPNDRVVAPFSNEKNTSASAWVYGEVEIPGNFPIYSGETTALELLDLSGGLTDNALPQAAYLMRSGGFRNEIPNKFNADLMRRTSDQVIQGLEYLEAETKLSQNKVYIDLNDESQLAGLKIFDGDRLYIPRDENTLFVFGQVNNPGYFPHTPGANAMDYVSRAGGFALSADKDRVFVIKAGNATWYRPGETEIQSGDRIFVDRQPVEELNALRSYQIQKESIKNTRIQLIMTGISTITGIITTYVAIQNIRN; encoded by the coding sequence TTGAAAAAGATCACACTCCAACTTTTCAGGACATTTCTGTTTTTAAGCATCTTAAGCTTTGCGTTTAACCCTGCTTTTGCGCAGAATAATCAGAACAATAGCCAAAGCGGGTCGGGTTTAAATCTCAATTTCGACATTTTTGACGGTAGCTATTACTCAGATCCTCTTGGGATACAGCTTGCTGCGCGCCAGCTTCCTTACGATGAATCTATTGATAAAAGCACCTATATACTAGGCGTCAATGACCTTCTCTCAATCAGAGTTGAGGCCTCAAAGAACTTTTTTATACGTGGCGTCATGGTAAACCCGGCAGGAGATGTGATTATCCCTTCTATAGGGCCTGTAAATGTAGATGGCTTAACAATCACTGAGGCAGAGCAAAAAATTAAAGAAGAGTCAGAAGGATATGTAAAAAATGCATCCGTGGTAATTACGCTCGAAAGTCCAAGACCCATCTATATTCAGGTAACCGGAGGGGTTCCATTTCCCGGAAAGTACATGATACCTTCGCAATCCCGGGTTGACCAAGCCATTTACTCTTCTGTAACAGATGGAAGCCGGGACTTAAGAAATGCTTCTTTGTCCAATTCAAGCGATTTTTTGACCAAAGGAAATTATGCTTTTCGGGATGTTAAAATAGAGAGAGAAGATGGTTCGGTTGAATACGCTGACCTTGTTTCTTATTTCCGCATTGGGGATGCAAAATTCAATCCCAGAGTAAATGATGGAGATGTTATTACACTCAAGAATAAAAATATTGAGACCCCAAAAGTAAGTATTTCCGGAGCTGTTAAAACAGACTATGAATTTCAATATATAAAAGGGGATACTCCTGCAAGGTTGTTGAAAATTGGCGGTGGCTTTGAAGTTATTGCCGACACCAGTTACCTGATGGTTTTTCGACGAACAGAAACGGGCGCAGAAAAAATCACCGTTGAACCTGAAAACTGGGATGACTTTCAGCTTCAGCCGAACGACCGGGTGGTTGCCCCTTTCAGTAATGAAAAGAATACTTCTGCATCAGCCTGGGTATATGGTGAAGTTGAAATACCCGGAAATTTTCCAATCTATTCAGGAGAAACAACTGCCCTTGAATTGCTGGATCTTTCCGGCGGACTAACTGACAATGCTTTGCCCCAGGCAGCTTACCTGATGAGAAGCGGCGGGTTTCGAAATGAAATCCCGAACAAATTCAATGCCGACTTAATGCGCCGGACGTCAGATCAGGTAATTCAGGGACTTGAATACCTGGAGGCAGAAACCAAGCTTAGCCAAAACAAAGTATACATTGATCTCAACGACGAAAGTCAGCTTGCCGGCTTAAAGATTTTTGATGGGGACCGGCTCTATATTCCAAGAGACGAAAACACTCTTTTTGTATTCGGGCAGGTAAATAACCCAGGCTATTTCCCTCACACACCCGGAGCTAACGCTATGGACTATGTATCCCGCGCCGGCGGATTTGCGCTATCTGCTGATAAAGACCGCGTATTTGTTATCAAAGCAGGTAACGCAACGTGGTATCGGCCAGGTGAAACAGAGATACAATCAGGCGACCGTATTTTTGTTGACCGACAACCAGTTGAAGAACTCAATGCATTGCGAAGTTACCAGATACAGAAAGAAAGCATCAAGAATACCCGTATACAACTTATTATGACCGGTATTTCAACTATTACTGGTATTATAACTACGTATGTAGCAATTCAGAATATCCGCAATTAA
- a CDS encoding DMT family transporter: MKRPYLIDLSLILVAIIWALNFSIVKVSLREMDPYSFNALRFIFATVLLWYVARKRGHTLKVEKEHFWKLVGIGTVGNLFYQMFFIIGVNYTYAANAAVMLGTIPIWVALLSQFFTDEKLTALKALGVLFAFAGVAFIIMGGQGTLSFESETFLGNIITLIAAVCWATYTILSRKYLRVYSPIQYSAFMSVVGLIALLIVGLPFLVKLDWSNISYIGYGGVFYSGALSVGLAYIIWNNGVKKIGAVRTAAYQNLVPVLGLIFGLVLLGEELSLLQYIGAGSVITGIVLARLNSNLFKKTK; this comes from the coding sequence TTGAAGCGACCTTACTTAATTGACCTCAGCCTGATTCTTGTAGCTATTATCTGGGCTTTAAACTTTAGCATTGTAAAAGTATCTCTGCGCGAGATGGATCCCTACAGTTTCAATGCGCTCCGGTTCATTTTCGCCACAGTTTTACTATGGTATGTAGCACGTAAAAGAGGGCACACTCTTAAAGTTGAAAAAGAGCATTTCTGGAAATTGGTAGGCATTGGAACTGTTGGCAACCTCTTTTACCAAATGTTTTTCATTATTGGTGTGAACTACACCTACGCCGCCAATGCAGCAGTAATGCTGGGTACCATCCCCATTTGGGTGGCATTACTCTCTCAATTTTTCACCGATGAAAAACTTACCGCTCTGAAAGCTCTTGGTGTTTTATTTGCATTCGCAGGTGTTGCTTTTATCATAATGGGGGGACAGGGAACACTCTCTTTTGAGTCCGAAACTTTTTTGGGTAACATCATCACCCTTATAGCTGCTGTTTGTTGGGCCACGTACACCATTCTCTCCAGAAAATATTTAAGAGTTTATAGCCCCATACAATATTCAGCATTTATGTCGGTTGTGGGACTAATTGCTTTGTTAATAGTAGGATTGCCATTTTTGGTAAAACTAGACTGGAGTAACATTTCATACATTGGATATGGAGGGGTTTTCTACAGTGGAGCTTTGTCAGTAGGCCTTGCATACATAATCTGGAACAATGGAGTTAAAAAAATAGGAGCGGTTCGCACAGCTGCTTATCAAAACCTGGTACCAGTATTGGGACTTATATTTGGATTGGTTTTATTAGGTGAAGAACTCTCACTTCTTCAATATATTGGAGCGGGTTCAGTAATTACAGGTATTGTGTTAGCAAGATTAAATTCCAACCTATTTAAGAAAACTAAATAA
- a CDS encoding efflux RND transporter periplasmic adaptor subunit, whose translation MKEFNYLIALSLILVMSACSGEDAEKAEGEEELVKSVNVVTQDLTPGTFTSFVRVIGTVETSNDIMISAEVNGRVMSYAVSEGEEVRKGQTIIKIDDAKLKQEKARLEALTSQAKENYERLKRVYEEDGVGSEIEYLNAKYNYEQTKSSLESIKVDLANTNIKAPFTGTLESKMVEVGEMVSAGTPVVRLIGSDDYIVSAGVPARYADVVQTGDQLKVWFDTQEIDTLNATIAYTGSSINPQNRTFRIEVALPPKAKQYKVDMIANLRLNTLKRDSVLFISEEYIYSTRNGYVVYVLGENESGDAVAKERMVTLGPSYKTDVIIEEGLSSGDKLITIGSAFLDEGMRVTVKESPNTEIAVN comes from the coding sequence ATGAAAGAATTTAATTATTTAATCGCCCTCTCATTGATACTGGTAATGAGTGCATGTTCAGGTGAAGACGCTGAAAAGGCTGAAGGTGAAGAGGAGCTGGTAAAATCAGTAAATGTGGTAACACAGGATTTAACTCCCGGTACTTTTACCAGCTTTGTGCGGGTTATTGGTACGGTAGAAACCTCCAACGATATCATGATTTCTGCTGAAGTAAACGGCCGGGTAATGTCTTATGCCGTTTCTGAAGGAGAAGAAGTTCGTAAAGGGCAGACCATCATCAAAATAGATGATGCTAAACTCAAGCAGGAAAAAGCTAGACTAGAGGCTCTGACAAGTCAAGCCAAAGAAAACTACGAACGCCTGAAGAGAGTATATGAAGAGGATGGTGTTGGTTCGGAGATCGAATACCTGAACGCCAAATATAATTATGAGCAAACAAAGTCATCTCTTGAATCTATAAAAGTTGACCTGGCTAATACCAACATCAAAGCACCATTTACAGGAACACTTGAATCCAAAATGGTAGAGGTTGGAGAAATGGTATCTGCAGGCACGCCCGTGGTAAGACTCATTGGTTCTGACGATTACATTGTATCAGCAGGGGTTCCAGCTCGCTATGCTGATGTGGTCCAGACTGGTGATCAATTAAAAGTATGGTTTGATACTCAGGAAATTGACACGCTGAATGCCACGATTGCCTACACGGGAAGCAGTATTAATCCTCAAAACAGGACATTTAGAATTGAGGTGGCTCTTCCTCCAAAGGCAAAACAATATAAGGTAGATATGATAGCTAATCTCAGGTTAAATACTTTAAAAAGAGATAGTGTTTTGTTTATCAGTGAAGAGTACATCTACTCCACCAGAAATGGTTATGTGGTATATGTACTTGGTGAAAATGAGAGTGGAGATGCAGTAGCAAAAGAGAGAATGGTGACCTTGGGCCCCTCCTATAAAACGGATGTAATTATTGAAGAAGGGCTGAGCTCAGGGGATAAACTTATTACGATAGGTTCCGCTTTTTTAGATGAAGGAATGAGGGTTACCGTGAAGGAATCGCCTAACACAGAAATAGCAGTAAATTAA
- a CDS encoding TolC family protein: MRITFLVTGLLLLLQSTSFAQVKGDTLFADAELTLEDAIKVAVANNPQVNRALLSVKDADELVDIAYSEVYPNISSSMNYTRNFEVPVNFIPAVIFDQNADPDELIPVAFGTDNNWQGGFTVTQNIFRGEVFVGLSTSEIFKTVQQENLRATTQQIITQARVAYYQVLVAKEQLRLQEAQIKRIEQNLKENKARQQAGLVDEYAVLQLEVQLSNQRPQLIEAKYAVDEAYRNLKVALGLPLGVEFAVKGNLNAFDIVSEDVEEDENAQIKKVDQMNPYSYQNQEEGISSFIDDRGDVRVLDARLNLNEKEIQAVKSRFIPTITASYNMQWSAAEPGTPTFFENNTRFQTLGINVSLPIFEGFKRVSDVQRAQIARKDIEEQIRAAELAAENEVASAAEQLNKSFETAEARKQALEQAEEGYQRALSRLKNGIGSQIEVTDAEVQVRQAEVNYALMVFEYLSAKAQYDLATGQVPYVDTMELEVE; encoded by the coding sequence ATGAGAATTACCTTCCTTGTAACAGGATTGCTTTTGCTCTTACAATCAACTTCATTTGCTCAGGTAAAAGGGGACACTCTTTTCGCGGATGCAGAACTCACTTTAGAAGATGCCATTAAAGTTGCCGTTGCCAATAATCCTCAGGTAAATCGTGCTTTGCTTTCGGTAAAAGATGCAGACGAGCTTGTTGATATCGCTTATAGTGAAGTATATCCGAATATATCATCCAGCATGAATTATACCCGGAATTTTGAAGTGCCTGTAAACTTCATTCCTGCCGTGATATTCGACCAAAATGCTGACCCTGATGAATTGATTCCAGTAGCTTTTGGAACAGATAATAATTGGCAGGGAGGATTTACTGTTACTCAAAATATATTCAGGGGTGAGGTTTTTGTAGGCCTGTCAACCTCAGAAATCTTTAAAACGGTTCAGCAGGAAAATCTTCGCGCAACTACACAACAAATTATTACCCAGGCCCGAGTGGCGTATTATCAGGTGTTGGTGGCTAAAGAGCAATTACGATTGCAAGAAGCCCAAATCAAGCGCATTGAGCAAAACCTGAAAGAGAACAAAGCCCGGCAGCAAGCTGGTTTAGTGGATGAGTATGCAGTGCTCCAGCTGGAAGTTCAGCTAAGTAATCAGCGCCCACAATTAATTGAGGCCAAATATGCCGTTGATGAAGCCTACCGAAACCTGAAAGTGGCGTTGGGCCTTCCGTTGGGTGTAGAGTTTGCAGTGAAAGGAAACCTGAATGCTTTCGATATTGTATCGGAAGATGTTGAAGAAGATGAGAATGCACAGATCAAAAAGGTTGATCAGATGAATCCATACAGTTATCAAAATCAGGAAGAGGGTATTTCTTCTTTTATTGATGATCGCGGAGATGTTCGGGTATTGGATGCACGATTAAACTTGAACGAAAAAGAAATTCAGGCGGTAAAAAGCCGGTTTATTCCAACAATTACTGCATCTTACAATATGCAATGGAGTGCAGCCGAGCCCGGTACGCCTACCTTTTTTGAAAATAACACAAGATTTCAAACACTGGGTATAAATGTCAGCCTGCCAATATTTGAAGGTTTCAAGAGGGTTTCGGATGTGCAGCGAGCACAAATTGCCCGCAAAGATATCGAAGAGCAAATCAGAGCAGCAGAATTGGCCGCTGAAAACGAAGTAGCATCGGCTGCAGAACAATTAAACAAAAGCTTTGAAACAGCAGAAGCCCGGAAGCAGGCTCTTGAGCAAGCTGAAGAAGGATATCAGCGGGCATTATCAAGGCTGAAAAATGGGATTGGTTCACAAATAGAAGTTACCGATGCAGAGGTTCAGGTGCGGCAGGCTGAGGTGAATTATGCACTGATGGTATTTGAATACCTGAGTGCCAAAGCGCAGTATGATCTGGCTACCGGTCAGGTACCCTATGTAGATACCATGGAATTGGAAGTAGAATGA
- a CDS encoding asparagine synthase-related protein, with translation MAGIYGLLSNKEVFEKEIYKHFYSYDKPGIVNEEHSEEDFTYGRSTLGSLGKDRFIFKNEGLIIGLEGFCFHSEGDFRNWVFEEYKRTGILFVGKLEGQFCGFVYDRNENELHIFTDHLSTKPLYFFHSKERKIAFFSSELKAISKTVRNAGLLITPDPDGFRCLLSCGYMLESLTPVRQIKKLPYGSITSVDLNSFDVKQEKYFSIEKRPQKGKKKDYIREINKRILDAVQKEWAKDEQYSHEHITLLSGGLDSRVNAMLGAKFTTNKIRSLTFSKPDTPDQKIAARIAEDLGFSHHFISMGNGDYLVEKEYEFVKANDGLVGYYGAAHQQYALQQVDFSKRGLLHTGQIGDVLFGSFTLKDTNIENAYQKLFFNADPYILSKIEILQKMKEDEFDGADVEVFSLEHRQINGTMNGDRCCSHMADSASPFYNKELLKYCLSIPDRFKQKEAIYLDWMNNCQPQLASYNWAATEAKPSSNPIQKALAFKNRAQNYILRKAGFDKKNMNPFEEWYRQNPDFAKSLEKIYQNRTLVELDQELKSDISYCYKKKNVTAKMLAVTAILSYKLHFLD, from the coding sequence ATGGCAGGTATTTACGGATTATTGTCAAATAAGGAGGTTTTTGAGAAAGAAATCTACAAGCATTTTTATAGCTATGACAAGCCTGGAATCGTTAATGAAGAACATAGCGAAGAAGACTTCACCTATGGAAGAAGTACTCTCGGAAGCCTTGGGAAAGACCGGTTTATTTTTAAAAATGAAGGGCTAATTATAGGGCTGGAAGGCTTTTGCTTCCATTCGGAAGGCGACTTCAGGAACTGGGTTTTTGAGGAGTATAAGCGAACGGGTATCTTATTTGTAGGAAAGTTAGAGGGACAGTTTTGTGGATTTGTGTATGACCGCAATGAAAATGAGCTCCACATTTTTACAGACCATCTTTCCACGAAACCATTGTATTTCTTCCATAGTAAAGAGCGAAAAATTGCTTTCTTTTCGTCCGAGTTAAAGGCTATTTCTAAAACAGTACGAAATGCCGGGCTTCTTATTACACCGGACCCCGATGGGTTTCGGTGTCTGCTTTCTTGTGGTTATATGCTGGAGAGCCTCACCCCGGTACGGCAAATTAAAAAATTACCGTATGGCTCAATTACTTCAGTGGATTTAAACTCTTTTGATGTTAAGCAGGAAAAATATTTCAGCATAGAAAAGCGACCTCAGAAAGGTAAAAAGAAAGACTATATTCGGGAGATCAATAAAAGAATACTTGATGCTGTACAAAAAGAATGGGCGAAAGATGAGCAGTATTCTCATGAGCATATAACCTTGCTAAGTGGCGGACTCGATTCCAGAGTTAACGCCATGCTGGGAGCTAAATTTACTACGAATAAAATTCGCTCACTCACCTTTTCAAAGCCGGATACTCCGGATCAGAAAATAGCCGCCCGGATTGCGGAAGACCTTGGGTTTTCACATCACTTCATTTCTATGGGTAATGGAGATTATTTAGTTGAAAAGGAATACGAATTCGTAAAAGCCAACGACGGATTAGTAGGATATTATGGAGCAGCCCATCAACAATATGCTCTTCAGCAGGTAGATTTTTCAAAACGAGGGTTGCTTCATACAGGTCAGATCGGTGATGTATTATTTGGTTCATTTACGCTAAAGGACACGAATATAGAAAATGCATACCAAAAACTATTCTTTAACGCTGATCCTTATATTCTTTCAAAAATTGAGATTCTCCAAAAGATGAAAGAGGATGAGTTTGATGGGGCTGATGTTGAGGTTTTTTCGTTAGAGCATAGACAGATAAATGGAACTATGAATGGGGATAGGTGTTGCTCACATATGGCTGATTCGGCATCTCCATTTTACAATAAAGAATTGCTTAAATACTGTTTAAGCATTCCTGACAGGTTTAAGCAAAAAGAAGCTATTTATCTGGATTGGATGAACAATTGTCAACCGCAGTTAGCATCTTATAACTGGGCTGCTACCGAAGCGAAGCCCTCCAGCAACCCCATTCAAAAGGCATTGGCTTTCAAAAACAGGGCTCAGAACTACATATTGCGTAAAGCAGGTTTTGACAAAAAGAATATGAACCCGTTTGAGGAATGGTATCGTCAGAATCCTGATTTCGCAAAGAGTTTGGAAAAAATTTACCAAAACAGAACCTTGGTTGAACTTGACCAAGAGTTAAAAAGCGATATATCGTATTGCTATAAAAAGAAAAATGTGACAGCTAAAATGCTTGCAGTCACTGCAATTCTATCTTACAAACTTCACTTTCTGGACTAA
- a CDS encoding lipopolysaccharide biosynthesis protein, giving the protein MKAIFEKIPNDIRDIATLIVGNSFSMFIPVLVSPIISRLYGASDFGVFTIYLAVLSLVASFATGRYDYAILIAKSRYNAQHLYKIAVSIAVAVCLFLVLILILFDEKLLSLINVVSMGGYIYLLPLNIILFVIFQAGQNALNREKLYRPISVSKTIKAVVTGGIQVGLGFLGVLNGGLIVGKLSGELFSSAYLTAKVSKIDNYLSSAFSFKRAGYLIKKYEKFLKVNAPHALVNNLSLSATPVLIGYFFTEDTVGHYGLSYMVCVVPVQLIGQAFYQVVSQKVSEMYNKNINLRDYTKETLKRLFLLAIIPFSLLTVFGPQIFEFVFGQEWFISGQFVQILAPFLFVVFLISPLTYIPLIFNEHNKSFYFEIALFVSRVIGLIIGAKLSGVYLALILFSSASIFIQFLNLIWIFSLTKKLK; this is encoded by the coding sequence ATGAAAGCCATATTCGAAAAAATCCCCAATGATATAAGGGATATTGCCACTCTGATAGTTGGAAACAGCTTCTCAATGTTTATACCAGTATTAGTATCCCCTATTATCAGCAGGTTGTATGGGGCCAGCGACTTTGGGGTATTTACAATTTACCTTGCCGTGCTTTCACTGGTAGCTTCTTTTGCAACCGGCAGGTATGATTATGCTATCTTAATTGCCAAAAGCAGATATAATGCCCAACATTTATATAAAATAGCTGTCTCGATAGCAGTGGCTGTCTGCTTGTTCTTGGTATTGATCCTCATTTTGTTTGACGAAAAGTTGCTCTCTTTAATTAACGTAGTTTCTATGGGGGGATATATTTATTTACTGCCGTTGAATATTATTCTCTTTGTGATTTTCCAAGCAGGGCAAAATGCTTTGAATAGAGAGAAGCTTTATCGTCCCATATCAGTCAGTAAAACCATTAAAGCTGTTGTAACCGGAGGGATACAGGTTGGTTTGGGGTTTTTGGGAGTTTTAAATGGTGGACTAATAGTTGGTAAACTTTCTGGAGAGTTATTCTCTTCTGCTTATCTAACGGCTAAAGTAAGCAAAATAGATAACTACCTTTCTTCTGCTTTTTCTTTTAAAAGGGCTGGGTATTTAATAAAAAAGTACGAGAAGTTTCTTAAAGTAAATGCACCTCATGCTTTGGTCAATAACTTATCATTAAGTGCAACACCGGTACTCATTGGATACTTTTTTACTGAAGATACGGTAGGTCATTATGGTCTCAGTTATATGGTTTGTGTAGTACCTGTACAGCTTATTGGTCAGGCATTTTACCAGGTGGTAAGCCAGAAGGTTTCTGAAATGTATAACAAGAATATAAATCTCAGAGACTATACTAAAGAAACACTTAAACGACTGTTTCTTCTTGCAATAATTCCATTTAGCTTGCTGACTGTTTTTGGGCCACAAATATTTGAATTTGTATTTGGGCAGGAGTGGTTTATATCGGGACAATTTGTGCAGATTTTAGCACCGTTTCTGTTTGTGGTCTTTCTGATTTCCCCTCTGACATATATTCCACTCATTTTCAATGAGCACAATAAATCCTTTTATTTTGAAATTGCACTTTTTGTGTCTCGGGTTATTGGATTGATTATTGGGGCAAAATTAAGTGGCGTGTATCTGGCACTAATATTGTTTAGTTCCGCCAGTATCTTCATACAATTCTTGAATCTAATATGGATTTTCTCTTTAACCAAGAAGCTTAAATAA